From Camelina sativa cultivar DH55 chromosome 20, Cs, whole genome shotgun sequence, the proteins below share one genomic window:
- the LOC104768580 gene encoding uncharacterized protein At5g03900, chloroplastic — MACVSTCLSLSPRLTQVGLSSKKPFLIRLRSPVDRCSFPGILTEGCLSTRRKFSRHGIAVVKAASLDKVSGAIKPGGLVESDKLPTDVRKRAMDAVDECGRRVTVGDVSSRAGLKVTEAQTALQAIAADTDGFLEVSDEGDVLYVFPRDYRTKLAGKSLRIQIEPFLDKAKGAIDYLARVSFGTALIASIVIVYTSIIALLSSKSEDDNRQRRRGRAYDSGVNFYINPVDLLWYWDPNYYNRRRAREDEGKGMNFIESVFSFVFGDGDPNQGIEEERWQMIGQYITSRGGVVAADELAPYLDVPSSKNAMNDESYILPVLLRFDGQPELDEEGNILYRFPSLQRTASGSSRRKEYVGKWFDWVADMEKFFKEKKWQFSKTTTSERALVIGLGAVNLFGVIVLNSLLNEMTVMPGGFLTFVKNIYPLLQVYAGSFFAIPLIRWFSIKRKNNQIENRNKARLQFARALESPDIALRRKLLSARDMAQKTVIGKERIVYSTDRDMMEQNYETDEWERRFKELEKSD; from the exons ATGGCGTGTGTATCGACATGCTTAAGCCTCTCCCCTAGGTTAACTCAAGTGGGTTTATCATCAAAGAAGCCTTTTTTGATTCGCCTCAGATCTCCGGTTGATCGTTGCTCTTTTCCCGGAATCTTGACGGAGGGGTGTCTGAGCACTCGTCGGAAGTTCAGTCGCCATGGAATCGCGGTGGTGAAGGCGGCGAGTTTAGATAAGGTTAGCGGCGCAATCAAACCGGGAGGATTGGTGGAGAGTGATAAGTTACCGACTGATGTACGGAAACGAGCGATGGATGCTGTGGACGAGTGTGGCCGGAGAGTCACTGTTGGTGATGTCTCTAGTAGAGCTGGCTTGAAGGTTACTGAAGCTCAGACAGCTCTTCAAGCTATTGCAGCTGATACTGATGGGTTTCTTGAG GTGTCGGATGAAGGTGATGTGCTTTATGTTTTCCCAAGAGACTATCGAACTAAGTTGGCTGGCAAGTCGTTAAGGATACAAATTGAACCATTTCTTGATAAGGCAAAG GGTGCTATAGACTATTTAGCTCGTGTTTCCTTTGGCACGGCGCTTATAGCGTCTATTGTTATTGTCTACACGTCAATTATAGCCCTGCTTTCAAGCAAAAG CGAGGATGATAATCGTCAAAGAAGACGCGGGCGCGCGTATGATTCTGGAGTCAACTTCTATATCAACCCTGTCGATCTGCTTTG gTACTGGGATCCCAATTATTACAACAGGCGACGAGCTCGTGAAGATGAAGGAAAGGGAATGAATTTCATAGAATCT GTTTTCTCCTTTGTGTTTGGAGATGGAGATCCAAATCAAggaattgaagaagagagatggcAGATG ATTGGCCAGTATATAACTTCCAGAGGAGGTGTTGTTGCAGCTGATGAACTTGCTCCGTACCTTGATGTGCCATCTTCAAAGAATGCTATG AACGATGAATCCTACATTCTACCTGTTCTTCTTCGGTTTGATGGTCAACCTGAGTTGGATGAAGAG GGAAATATTTTGTATCGCTTTCCGTCCCTGCAACGTACAGCTTCTGGATCTAGTAGACGAAAAGAATATGTGGGGAAATGGTTTGACTGGGTTGCAGATATGGAGAAATTCTTCAAGGAGAAAAAATGGCAATTTAG TAAAACAACTACATCCGAGAGAGCATTGGTCATTGGCCTAGGTGCAGTAAATCTTTTTGGTGTGATAGTTCTAAACTCATTGCTAAA CGAGATGACTGTCATGCCAGGTGGATTTCTTACATTTGTTAAGAACATATATCCACTACTTCAG GTATACGCAGGTTCATTCTTTGCCATACCTTTGATTCGGTGGTTTTCAATCAAGAGAAAGAATAACCAGATAGAGAACAGAAACAAAGCTCGGCTACAATTTGCACGAGCACTTGAATCTCCAGATATCGCACTACGGCGTAAG CTACTAAGTGCAAGGGATATGGCGCAAAAGACAGTCATCGGGAAGGAGCGGATCGTGTATAGTACAGATAGAGATATGATGGAACAAAACTATGAGACAGACGAGTGGGAAAGAAGATTCAAAGAGTTGGAAAAATCGGATTGA
- the LOC104768582 gene encoding iron-sulfur assembly protein IscA-like 2, mitochondrial: MSRSLVKRFAPYLAGRIRENHRLLNFYSVSALKEASSSSSSSQSDTSSSLEVVHLSDNCIRRMKELQSSEPEKKLLRLGVETGGCSGFQYVFELDTKTNHDDRVFEKNGVKLVVDNVSYDFVKGATVDYVEELIRAAFVVAENPAAVGGCSCKSSFMVKQ; encoded by the exons ATGTCGAGATCTCTGGTGAAACGTTTTGCTCCTTATTTGGCTGGTCGTATTAGAGAAAACCATCGGTTGCTTAATTTTTATTCCGTTTCTGCTCTTaaagaagcttcttcttcttcttcttcttctcaatctgATACGTCTTCTTCTCTCGAGGTTGTCCATCTCAGCGACAATTGTATCCGG AGGATGAAAGAGTTACAATCTAGTGAGCCGGAGAAGAAACTGCTTCGCTTGGGTGTAGAGACGGGAGGCTGTTCTGGTTTCCAGTATGTGTTTGAGCTTGATACTAAAACCAATCATGATGACAG GGTTTTTGAGAAGAATGGTGTCAAATTGGTTGTAGATAACGTTTCATACGACTTCGTGAAAGGTGCTACGGTTGATTATGTTGAGGAACTGATCCGTGCTGCTTTTGTG GTAGCTGAAAACCCAGCCGCAGTAGGTGGATGCAGTTGTAAAAGCTCCTTCATGGTGAAACAGTGA
- the LOC104768581 gene encoding ABC transporter B family member 29, chloroplastic-like — MAILLRITTPQCLLIPPPPLSHRRNSSLLFHKPTFQPSTKPLISRKTTTLRLRANNPTVNSLKPLENVKPYLQSESKTVLLGWLCSCVSVVSLSQIVPRLGSFTSSLNANAASLMNLKGECLVLAGLVLAKVVAYYLQQAFLWEAALNTVYKIRVFAYRRVLERELDFFEGGNGISSGDIAYRITAEASEVADTIYALFNTVVPSAIQISVMTAHMIVASPALTLVSAMVIPSVALLIAYLGDRLRKISRKAQIASAQLSTYLNEVLPAILFVKANNAEISESVRFQRYARADLDERLKKKKMKSLIPQIVQVMYLGSLSIFCVGAVILSGSSLSSSAIVSFVASLAFLIDPVQDLGKAYNELKQGEPAIERLFDLTSLESKVIERPEAIQLEKVAGEVELCDISFKYDENMLPVLDGLNLHIKAGETVALVGPSGGGKTTLIKLLLRLYEPSSGSIFIDKNDIKDIKLESLRKHVGLVSQDTTLFSGTIADNIGYRDITTGIDMKRVEIAAKTANADEFIRNLPEGYNTGIGPRGSSLSGGQRQRLAIARALYQNSSVLILDEATSALDSLSELLVREALERVMQDHTVIVIAHRLETVMMAQRVFLVEKGKLKELSRSSLLSTHKDSLSSAGVVI; from the exons ATGGCAATTCTCCTCCGCATAACGACGCCGCAGTGTCTCCTCATTCCTCCACCGCCGCTATCTCATCGCCGGAACTCATCTCTCCTCTTTCACAAACCCACATTTCAACCATCCACGAAACCTCTGATCTCCCGTAAAACCACCACTCTCCGTCTCCGTGCCAATAACCCAACAGTGAATTCACTAAAACCCCTTGAAAATGTTAAACCATATCTACAATCAGAATCCAAAACCGTCCTCCTTGGCTGGCTTTGCAGCTGTGTCTCTGTTGTATCGCTTTCTCAGATTGTTCCTAGGCTCGGTTCCTTCACTTCCAGCTTAAACGCTAACGCTGCAAGCTTGATGAACCTCAAAGGCGAATGTCTCGTCTTGGCCGGTTTGGTTTTGGCTAAGGTTGTTGCTTATTATCTCCAGCAAGCGTTTCTATGGGAAGCTGCTTTGAACACTGTTTACAAGATTCGTGTTTTCGCGTATCGGAGGGttttagagagagagttagaCTTCTTTGAAGGTGGGAATGGGATTTCATCAGGAGATATTGCTTACAGGATCACTGCTGAAGCTTCTGAAGTTGCTGACACTATCTATGCTCTTTTCAAC ACAGTTGTGCCCAGTGCTATCCAGATATCTGTAATGACGGCACATATGATTGTTGCAAGTCCTGCCTTGACACTAGTCTCTGCAATG GTGATCCCATCTGTTGCACTTCTCATAGCATATTTAGGTGACCGGCTTCGCAAGATATCCAGAAAGGCACAAATTGCCTCTGCTCAACTCTCTACCTACTTGAATGAG gtTCTTCCTGCAATTCTGTTTGTGAAGGCTAATAACGCAGAGATCTCTGAGAGTGTAAGGTTTCAGAGGTATGCTCGTGCTGACCTAGATGAacgtttgaagaagaagaaaatgaagtcaCTGATCCCTCAGATTGTTCAAGTTATGTATCTCGGATCATTGTCGATATTTTGTGTTGGAGCAGTGATACTTTCAGGCTCTTCTTTAAGCTCTAGTGCAATTGTCTCCTTTGTGGCATCATTAGCTTTCTTAATCGATCCTGTCCAG GATTTGGGAAAAGCTTATAATGAATTGAAACAAGGAGAGCCAGCGATAGAACGTTTGTTTGATTTGACCTCTTTGGAATCTAAG GTGATCGAGAGACCTGAAGCCATTCAATTGGAAAAAGTTGCTGGCGAAGTTGAGTTATGCGATATATCATTCAAGTATGACGAAAATATGCTTCCCGTTTTGGATGGGTTAAATCTTCATATTAAAGCAGGAGAGACTGTAGCTCTTGTTGGGCCATCTGGAGGAGGAAAGACTACACTGATCAAATTGCTTCTCCGCCTTTACGAACCTTCTTCTG GTTCTATCTTCATTGACAAAAATGACATCAAGGATATCAAATTGGAAAGTTTGAGGAAGCATGTTGGTCTGGTTTCACAGGACACA ACTCTTTTCTCAGGGACAATTGCTGACAACATTGGGTACAGAGATATCACGACAGGAATTGATATGAAGAGAGTTGAGATTGCTGCAAAAACTGCAAATGCTGATGAGTTTATCAGAAACCTACCAGAGGGATACAACACAGGAATTGGTCCCAGGGGTTCAAGCTTAAGCGGAGGCCAGAGGCAAAG ACTAGCTATCGCTAGAGCGCTCTATCAGAACTCATCTGTACTGATTTTGGATGAAGCAACATCAGCATTGGATAGTTTGTCTGAATTGCTAGTCAGAGAAGCTCTTGAACGTGTAATGCAAGACCATACG GTAATTGTGATTGCACATAGACTGGAGACAGTGATGATGGCGcagagagtgttcttggtggAGAAGGGAAAGCTAAAGGAGTTAAGTCGCTCTTCTCTGTTAAGTACTCACAAGGACTCACTATCGTCAGCTGGAGTTGTGATTTGA
- the LOC104768583 gene encoding signal recognition particle 54 kDa protein, chloroplastic, protein MEALQCSSHFTVNRAPCTQSCTGNRRSSRATFSSAFTGTSNSASLSSRNLSSTREIWSWVNSKTVGHGRYRKSQVRAEMFGQLTGGLEAAWSKLKGEEVLTKDNIAEPMRDIRRALLEADVSLPVVRRFVQSVSDQAVGMGVIRGVKPDQQLVKIVHDELVKLMGGEVSELQFAKTGPTVILLAGLQGVGKTTVCAKLACYLKKQGKSCMLIAGDVYRPAAIDQLVILGEQVGVPVYTAGTDVKPADIAKQGLKEAKKNNVDVVIMDTAGRLQIDKGMMDELKDVKKFLNPTEVLLVVDAMTGQEAAALVTTFNVEIGITGAILTKLDGDSRGGAALSVKEVSGKPIKLVGRGERMEDLEPFYPDRMAGRILGMGDVLSFVEKATEVMRQEDAEDLQKKIMSAKFDFNDFLKQTRAVAKMGSMTRVLGMIPGMGKVSPAQIREAEKNLLVMEAMIEVMTPEERERPELLAESPERRKRIAKDSGKTEQQVSALVAQIFQMRVKMKNLMGVMEGGSIPALSGLEDALKAEQQKAPPGTARRKRKADSRKKFVESASSKPGPRGFGSGN, encoded by the exons ATGGAGGCTCTGCAATGTTCCAGCCATTTCACCGTGAATAGAGCTCCTTGTACTCAGAGCTGTACCGGAAACAGGAGAAGCAGTAGGGCTACATTTAGCTCTGCGTTCACCGGAACTAGCAATTCAGCTTCTTTATCCTCTAGGAATCTCTCCTCCACG CGAGAGATATGGAGTTGGGTAAATTCGAAGACTGTTGGCCATGGAAGATACAGAAAGAGCCAAGTGAGAGCTGAGATGTTTGGTCAGTTGACTGGTGGACTCGAAGCTGCTTGGAGCAAACTCAAAGGCGAAG AGGTCTTGACAAAAGATAATATTGCTGAACCAATGCGAGATATTAGAAGAGCTCTCCTAGAAGCAGAT GTGAGTCTCCCAGTTGTTAGAAGGTTCGTTCAGTCTGTTAGCGACCAAGCCGTTGGAATGGGTGTCATTCGTGGTGTTAAACCAGATCAGCAGTTGGTCAAG ATTGTACATGATGAGCTAGTGAAATTGATGGGTGGAGAAGTATCTGAGCTACAGTTTGCTAAAACAGGTCCTACTGTAATATTATTGGCTGGGCTCCAAGGAGTTGGAAAGACAACGGTTTGCGCTAAACTAGCTTGTTACCTAAAGAAGCAG GGAAAGTCTTGCATGCTTATTGCTGGAGATGTATACCGACCTGCTGCCATCGATCAACTTGTCATTTTAGGTGAACAG GTTGGTGTGCCGGTTTATACAGCAGGGACGGATGTAAAACCTGCAGATATAGCTAAGCAAGGTctaaaagaagctaaaaagaaTAATGTCGATGTAGTTATCATGGATACTGCCGGGAGGCTTCAG ATAGATAAAGGCATGATGGATGAATTAAAAGACGTGAAGAAATTTCTGAATCCCACAGAAGTGTTACTAGTTGTTGATGCCATGACTGGACAAGAAGCTGCAG CTCTGGTGACAACATTCAATGTGGAGATAGGAATCACAGGAGCCATTTTGACAAAGCTAGATGGTGATTCAAGAGGTGGTGCTGCTTTGAGTGTCAAGGAG GTATCTGGAAAACCAATAAAACTGGTAGGACGTGGGGAGCGAATGGAGGATCTTGAACCCTTTTATCCAGATCGGATGGCCGGAAGAATTCTAGGAATGGGAGACGTGCTTTCATTTGTAGAGAAGGCAACAGAAGTT ATGCGTCAAGAAGATGCTGAAGATCTacagaagaagataatgagtgCAAAGTTCGACTTCAACGATTTCCTAAAGCAGACTCGTGCTGTTGCGAAAATGGGTTCAATGACACGAGTTCTTGGAATGATACCCGGAATGGGGAAAGTGAGTCCAGCACAAATCCGAGAAGCGGAAAAGAATCTTTTAGTCATGGAAGCAATGATTGAAGTGATGACACCAg aggaaagagagagaccAGAGTTACTAGCAGAATCaccagagagaagaaaaagaattgcTAAAGATTCAGGAAAGACAGAACAGCAG gtGAGCGCACTCGTAGCACAAATCTTCCAAATGAGAGTGAAAATGAAGAACTTGATGGGAGTAATGGAAGGAGGATCGATTCCTGCATTAAGCGGTCTCGAGGACGCATTGAAAGCAGAACAACaaaag GCTCCACCTGGAACTGcgaggaggaagagaaaggcCGACTCAAGGAAGAAATTTGTAGAGTCAGCATCGAGCAAGCCAGGTCCTCGTGGCTTCGGCTCTGGTAACTAA